GACACGTGCAAGCAAACAATTACCGCGGTTTTACCGAGAGCCGACGAATGCTGTCCTGACCTCTATGTTTCAAGCCTGGTGAAAACTCGTGTCGCGGGGTGGATTGGGGCTATTACGGTGCCTGGCGGGGCAGCACGGAAATGGTCGGAGTCGCATATGAGGAAATCGCTGCGTGCTGTCGTCATCGGATCGGCGCTGACCGGCGGCGCGATAGCCGTTGTGGTGGGTTGTGCGTTTTCCGCTGCCGCTCCGGCGGTGCCGCCGGCGCCGACCAGGATGCAGCTTGGCCAACTCGCGCAGGCAGAGGAGCGGCTGGTCGCCGGATGCATGATCGCACAGGGATTTCCATACGTGGTCCCCCAGATTACCCCTCCGACCGGGCCGGCGACCACGTTCACGTTTGGAAACGACGATGTGGCGGCAGCGGCGAAAAACGGATACGGGCTGGGGGCGGCGTCGCAGCCAGCCGCCGATCCCAATACTGAGGTTTTCCAGCGACTGTCGCCGAGCCGCCAGCACGCGTACGAAATCGCGCTTGGCGGCAGTGGACGCCGCCGGGTCACGGTCGACGTGCCGGGAATGGGACAGGTCTTCACCAACACCGACGGCTGCCGGTCCGACGCGCGACGCCGGCTCTATGGCGATTTGGCGCGGTGGGGGCGCGTCCACAACCTTGTCACCAACCTGGCGCCACTGGCCTACCTTGCCGTCACGCACGACCCGGTTTTCGTGTCGACACTGGCAAAATGGCGGGCCTGCATGCGTGTCGGCGGCTTTTCGTACGCCGACACCGGTGCCGCCGAGGACGCCGCCGCCAGACTCTACGACCACCTGCCGAAACAGGACGCGCGGCGCGCCGAAACACGGATCGCGGTGACCGACGCGACCTGCATGCGCCAGACCGGGCTGCCGGCGGTCGGACGCAGACTCCAGGCTCGTCACCTCGCGGCCGTACAAGCGAAATACCACGACGACATCGCAACCTATCGCACGCTGGTCGCTCACGCGTTGGCCGTTGTCGCGGAAAACGGCTGATTTCTTCGGCAACAACCCACAGGTGCACCGCACCTCGACGAAAGGATCCGTCATGCCCCGATCCCGTACGCTCGCGGCCGCCGCGCTCACCGGCGTGGCCGCGCTGGCGATGACAGCAACGCCGGCCGCCGCCGCGGCTCCGGCCGGCATCACCTGGTGGAACAGCGGCGCGCCGAACGGGTGCGCCGGACACGGCGGCGCACTGTGTGCCTACAAGGACGCTTTCTTCGGCGGCAGAGTCGCATACTTCGTCTACAGCAACCCGCGTTGGTCGCAGACCTCGAACAGCTGGATCGACGACCAGTCGTCGTCCTGGTACAACAACGGCACCGGCACCAGCCTGACCTCGGTGATCATCTATCAGGACGTCAACTACAACACCAACACGCTGCACGTGTGCATCGACAAGGGCTGGGGAATCTCGCACTATCCGGAGCTCAGCGACAAGGTCTCCTCCAA
The nucleotide sequence above comes from Fodinicola acaciae. Encoded proteins:
- a CDS encoding peptidase inhibitor family I36 protein is translated as MPRSRTLAAAALTGVAALAMTATPAAAAAPAGITWWNSGAPNGCAGHGGALCAYKDAFFGGRVAYFVYSNPRWSQTSNSWIDDQSSSWYNNGTGTSLTSVIIYQDVNYNTNTLHVCIDKGWGISHYPELSDKVSSNQWVNGPC